The proteins below come from a single Caenibius sp. WL genomic window:
- the purN gene encoding phosphoribosylglycinamide formyltransferase, producing MTPAKVAVLISGSGTNMAALLYASRQPGAPYEIVLVASNDPAAGGLRLAEAEGVPTFALSHKGMDRAAHDAAMDAAIRASGAEYVALAGYMRILTPGFVAGWADRMVNIHPSLLPKYTGLHTHDRALEAGDSHGGCTVHLVTVDLDEGPILGQTPVAILPGDTADTLAARVLIAEHQLYSRCLAALVSRARDPQWLTEQVRTRAMALPEADEVLSHGMACFGIAGGKKFAYVSANHHGDGKVALLVKISGVDEQAMLIDQDPDRYYRPAYFGDGWIAIRLDCGDTDWDAIADWLARSWRAVAPRKLTTLMDAADAF from the coding sequence ATGACCCCCGCCAAAGTCGCCGTCCTGATTTCCGGCAGCGGCACCAATATGGCCGCACTGCTCTATGCCAGCCGCCAGCCCGGCGCGCCTTACGAGATCGTGCTGGTGGCCAGCAACGATCCGGCGGCGGGCGGGCTCAGGCTGGCCGAAGCCGAAGGCGTGCCCACCTTCGCCCTTTCGCACAAGGGCATGGACCGCGCCGCGCACGATGCGGCGATGGACGCGGCGATCCGCGCCAGCGGGGCGGAATATGTCGCGCTGGCGGGCTACATGCGCATTCTCACCCCCGGCTTCGTCGCCGGATGGGCGGATCGGATGGTCAATATCCACCCGTCGCTGCTGCCCAAGTACACCGGCCTGCATACGCATGACCGCGCGCTGGAAGCGGGCGACAGCCACGGCGGCTGCACCGTGCATCTCGTCACGGTCGATCTCGACGAAGGGCCGATCCTCGGCCAGACGCCGGTCGCGATTCTGCCGGGCGACACCGCCGACACTCTCGCCGCGCGCGTGCTGATCGCCGAACACCAGCTCTATTCCCGCTGCCTTGCCGCGCTGGTGTCCCGCGCGCGCGATCCGCAGTGGCTGACCGAACAGGTCCGCACCCGCGCCATGGCCCTGCCCGAAGCGGACGAAGTGCTTTCGCACGGGATGGCCTGCTTCGGCATCGCGGGCGGCAAGAAATTCGCCTACGTTTCCGCCAACCACCATGGCGACGGCAAAGTGGCGCTGCTGGTCAAGATCAGCGGCGTGGACGAACAGGCGATGCTGATCGATCAGGACCCGGACCGCTACTACCGCCCCGCCTATTTCGGCGACGGCTGGATCGCGATCCGCCTCGATTGCGGCGATACCGATTGGGACGCGATCGCCGACTGGCTCGCCCGCAGCTGGCGCGCCGTCGCCCCCAGGAAACTCACCACCCTGATGGACGCCGCGGACGCGTTCTGA
- the purM gene encoding phosphoribosylformylglycinamidine cyclo-ligase, translated as MSDETSYSYAKAGVSIAAGNALVKAIGPLVKATARPGADAELGGFGGFFDPKAAGYTDPLLVAANDGVGTKVKLAIDHDRHDAIGIDLVAMCVNDLIVQGAEPLFFLDYFATGKLDNGVAERVIAGIAEGCRIAGCALIGGETAEMPGMYAAGDYDLAGFCVGAVERGQQLTGDKVAPGHVLLGLASSGVHSNGYSLVRRLAADKGWKLDRPALFDQDVLLIDALIEPTRIYVKSLLPVIRSGRIDALAHITGGGLLENVPRVLPEGAHAVIDVDRWDQPRLMAFLQAQGHIEPEEMARTFNCGIGMVLAVRPEQVAEVTAELVNSGETVYRIGEIIAGTRGCTVRGNAGTWSAKSDWSATHEG; from the coding sequence ATGAGCGACGAGACATCCTATAGCTACGCCAAAGCAGGCGTTTCGATTGCGGCCGGAAACGCGCTGGTCAAAGCCATCGGCCCGCTGGTCAAGGCCACCGCCCGCCCCGGCGCCGATGCCGAACTGGGCGGCTTCGGCGGCTTCTTCGATCCGAAAGCGGCCGGGTATACCGATCCGCTGCTGGTGGCCGCGAACGACGGCGTGGGCACCAAGGTCAAACTGGCGATCGACCATGACCGGCACGACGCGATCGGCATCGATCTGGTCGCCATGTGCGTCAACGATCTGATCGTGCAAGGCGCCGAACCGCTGTTCTTCCTCGACTATTTCGCCACCGGCAAGCTCGACAACGGCGTGGCCGAACGGGTCATCGCCGGGATCGCGGAAGGCTGCCGGATCGCGGGCTGCGCGCTGATCGGCGGCGAAACCGCCGAAATGCCGGGCATGTACGCAGCGGGCGATTACGATCTCGCCGGATTCTGCGTCGGCGCGGTGGAACGCGGCCAGCAGTTGACCGGCGACAAGGTCGCGCCCGGCCATGTCCTGCTCGGCCTCGCCAGTTCGGGCGTCCATTCCAACGGCTATTCGCTGGTCCGCCGCCTTGCCGCGGACAAGGGCTGGAAGCTCGACCGCCCGGCTCTGTTCGACCAGGACGTGCTGCTGATCGACGCGTTGATCGAACCGACGCGCATCTATGTGAAAAGCCTGCTGCCCGTGATCCGCAGCGGCAGGATCGACGCGCTCGCCCATATCACCGGCGGCGGCCTGCTCGAAAACGTGCCCCGCGTGCTGCCCGAAGGCGCCCATGCGGTGATCGACGTGGACCGCTGGGACCAGCCCCGGCTGATGGCGTTCCTGCAGGCACAGGGCCATATCGAGCCGGAGGAAATGGCCCGCACGTTCAACTGCGGCATCGGCATGGTGCTGGCGGTGCGCCCCGAACAGGTTGCGGAGGTTACCGCCGAATTGGTGAATTCGGGCGAAACCGTGTACCGTATCGGTGAAATCATTGCCGGTACGCGGGGCTGCACCGTGCGCGGCAACGCCGGGACGTGGAGCGCCAAGAGCGATTGGAGCGCGACGCACGAGGGGTAA